The following proteins come from a genomic window of Pseudomonas putida:
- the nuoL gene encoding NADH-quinone oxidoreductase subunit L, whose amino-acid sequence MNLLFLTFVFPLIGFLLLSFSRGRFSENLSALIGVGSVGLSAAVAAYVIWQFNVAPPEGGAYSQLLWQWMSVDGFAPNFTLYLDGLSVTMLGVVTGVGFLIHLFASWYMRGEAGYSRFFSYTNLFIASMLFLILGDNLLFIYFGWEGVGLCSYLLIGFYYSNRNNGNAALKAFIVTRIGDVFLAIGLFILFVQLGTLNVQELLVLAPQKFQAGDTWMVLATLMLLGGAVGKSAQLPLQTWLADAMAGPTPVSALIHAATMVTAGVYLIARTNGLFLLAPDILHLVGVVGGVTLVLAGFAALVQTDIKRILAYSTMSQIGYMFLALGVGAWDAAIFHLMTHAFFKALLFLASGAVIVACHHEQNIFKMGGLWKKLPLAYASFVVGGAALAALPILTVGFYSKDEILWEAFASGNTGLLYAGLVGAFMTSLYTFRLIFIAFHGEAKTEAHAGHGISHWLPLGVLIVLSTFVGAWIHPPLAGVLPESAGHAGGEAKHSLEIASGAIAIAGILLSALLFLGKRRFVSAVANSSIGRVLSAWWFAAWGFDWIYDKLFVKPYLLISHILRKDPVDRSIGLIPRMARGGHVAMSKTETGQLRWYTASIAVGAVLVLGAVVVAAV is encoded by the coding sequence ATGAACCTTCTCTTCCTGACTTTCGTCTTCCCCCTGATCGGCTTTTTGCTGCTGTCGTTCTCGCGCGGGCGGTTCTCGGAGAACCTGTCCGCCCTGATCGGCGTCGGCTCGGTCGGCCTCTCGGCCGCCGTGGCGGCTTACGTCATCTGGCAATTCAATGTCGCCCCGCCTGAAGGCGGCGCGTACAGCCAGCTGTTGTGGCAGTGGATGTCGGTGGACGGCTTCGCGCCGAACTTCACCCTGTACCTGGACGGCCTGTCGGTCACCATGCTCGGCGTGGTCACCGGCGTGGGCTTCCTGATCCACCTGTTCGCCTCTTGGTACATGCGTGGCGAAGCCGGTTACTCGCGCTTCTTCTCGTACACCAACCTGTTCATCGCCAGCATGCTGTTCCTGATCCTGGGCGATAACCTGCTGTTCATCTACTTCGGCTGGGAAGGCGTGGGCCTGTGCTCTTACCTGTTGATCGGTTTCTACTACAGCAACCGCAACAACGGTAATGCAGCACTCAAGGCTTTCATCGTTACCCGTATCGGCGACGTGTTCCTGGCCATCGGCCTGTTCATCCTGTTCGTCCAGCTGGGTACCTTGAATGTGCAGGAACTGCTGGTGTTGGCACCGCAGAAGTTCCAGGCGGGCGACACCTGGATGGTCCTGGCAACGCTGATGCTGCTGGGTGGCGCGGTCGGTAAGTCGGCCCAACTGCCGCTGCAGACCTGGCTGGCCGATGCGATGGCAGGCCCGACCCCGGTTTCGGCACTGATCCACGCCGCCACCATGGTGACCGCAGGCGTGTACCTGATCGCCCGTACCAACGGCCTGTTCCTGTTGGCCCCGGACATCCTGCACCTGGTCGGTGTGGTCGGTGGTGTGACCCTGGTGCTGGCCGGTTTCGCCGCACTGGTGCAGACCGACATCAAGCGTATCCTCGCCTACTCGACCATGAGCCAGATCGGCTACATGTTCCTGGCGCTGGGCGTGGGTGCCTGGGACGCGGCAATCTTCCACCTGATGACCCACGCCTTCTTCAAGGCCCTGCTGTTCCTTGCTTCGGGTGCGGTGATCGTTGCCTGCCACCACGAGCAGAACATCTTCAAGATGGGTGGCCTGTGGAAGAAACTGCCGCTGGCCTACGCCAGCTTCGTGGTCGGTGGTGCCGCCCTGGCCGCCCTGCCGATCCTGACCGTAGGCTTCTACTCCAAGGATGAGATCCTCTGGGAAGCCTTCGCCAGCGGTAATACCGGCCTGCTGTACGCCGGCCTGGTCGGTGCGTTCATGACCTCGCTGTACACCTTCCGCCTGATCTTCATCGCCTTCCACGGCGAAGCCAAGACCGAGGCCCACGCCGGCCACGGCATCAGCCACTGGCTGCCGCTGGGCGTGCTGATCGTGCTGTCGACCTTCGTCGGCGCCTGGATCCACCCGCCGCTGGCAGGCGTGCTGCCTGAAAGCGCAGGCCATGCCGGCGGTGAAGCCAAGCACTCGCTGGAGATCGCCTCAGGCGCCATCGCCATCGCCGGTATCCTGCTGTCGGCCCTGCTGTTCCTGGGCAAGCGCCGCTTCGTCAGCGCCGTCGCCAACAGCAGCATCGGCCGCGTCCTTTCGGCCTGGTGGTTCGCCGCCTGGGGCTTCGACTGGATCTACGACAAGCTCTTCGTCAAACCTTACCTGCTGATCAGCCACATCCTGCGCAAGGATCCGGTTGACCGCAGCATCGGCCTGATCCCTCGGATGGCGCGTGGCGGCCACGTCGCCATGAGCAAGACCGAGACCGGCCAGCTGCGCTGGTACACCGCCTCGATCGCTGTCGGCGCCGTGCTGGTACTCGGTGCTGTGGTAGTGGCTGCGGTATGA
- the nuoI gene encoding NADH-quinone oxidoreductase subunit NuoI, giving the protein MFKYIGDIVKGTGTQLRSLAMVFSHGFRKRDTLQYPEEPVYLPPRYRGRIVLTRDPDGEERCVACNLCAVACPVGCISLQKAETEDGRWYPEFFRINFSRCIFCGLCEEACPTTAIQLTPDFEMAEFKRQDLVYEKEDLLISGPGKNPDYNFYRVAGMAIAGKPKGSAQNEAEPINVKSLLP; this is encoded by the coding sequence ATGTTCAAATATATCGGCGACATCGTTAAGGGCACCGGCACTCAGCTGCGCAGCCTGGCAATGGTGTTCTCCCACGGGTTCCGCAAGCGCGACACCCTGCAGTACCCCGAAGAACCCGTGTACCTGCCGCCGCGCTATCGCGGGCGCATCGTCCTTACCCGCGACCCCGACGGCGAGGAGCGCTGCGTAGCGTGCAACCTCTGCGCGGTGGCCTGCCCGGTCGGCTGCATCTCGCTGCAGAAGGCCGAGACCGAGGACGGCCGCTGGTACCCGGAGTTCTTCCGCATCAACTTCTCGCGCTGCATTTTCTGCGGCCTGTGCGAGGAAGCGTGCCCGACCACCGCGATCCAGCTGACTCCGGATTTCGAAATGGCCGAGTTCAAGCGTCAGGACCTGGTGTACGAGAAAGAAGATCTGCTGATCTCCGGCCCCGGCAAGAACCCTGACTACAACTTCTACCGTGTTGCGGGTATGGCGATCGCTGGCAAGCCGAAAGGCTCTGCACAGAACGAAGCCGAGCCGATCAACGTGAAGAGCTTGCTCCCATAA
- the nuoK gene encoding NADH-quinone oxidoreductase subunit NuoK has protein sequence MGAIPLEHGLAVAGILFCLGLVGLMVRRNILFVLMSLEVMMNASALAFIVAGARWVQPDGQVMFILVISLAAAEASIGLAILLQLYRRFHTLDIDAASEMRG, from the coding sequence ATGGGTGCTATCCCTCTCGAGCATGGTCTGGCCGTCGCCGGCATCCTGTTCTGCTTAGGTCTGGTTGGCCTGATGGTCCGCCGCAACATCCTCTTCGTGCTCATGAGCCTGGAAGTCATGATGAACGCCTCTGCCCTGGCGTTCATCGTCGCCGGTGCCCGTTGGGTCCAGCCCGACGGCCAGGTGATGTTCATTCTGGTGATCAGCCTGGCAGCCGCCGAGGCCAGTATCGGCCTGGCGATCCTGCTGCAGCTGTATCGCCGCTTCCACACTCTCGACATCGATGCTGCCAGTGAGATGCGCGGATGA
- the nuoG gene encoding NADH-quinone oxidoreductase subunit NuoG, with translation MATIHVDGKALEVNGADNLLQACLSLGLDIPYFCWHPALGSVGACRQCAVKQYTDENDTRGRIVMSCMTPASDGTWISIDDDESKAFRASVVEWLMTNHPHDCPVCEEGGHCHLQDMTVMTGHNERRYRFTKRTHQNQDLGPFIAHEMNRCIACYRCVRYYKDYAGGTDLGVYGAHDNVYFGRVEDGVLESEFSGNLTEVCPTGVFTDKTHSERYNRKWDMQFAPSICHGCSSGCNISPGERYGELRRIENRFNGSVNQYFLCDRGRFGYGYVNRTDRPRQPRLADGTKLGLDAALDKAADLLRGRTIVGIGSPRASLESNYGLRELVGADYFYSGMEAGELARVRLALDVLNNSPLPVPTLRDIEDHDAVFVLGEDLTQTAARVALAVRQATKGKAEAMAEAMKVQPWLDAAVKNIGQHALYPLFIASLAETKLDDVAEECVHAAPADLARIGFAVAHAIDPSAPAVAGLDDEALALAKRIADALVAAKRPLVVAGTSLADPALIEAAANIAKALKLREKNGSLSLVVPEANSLGLAMLGGESADAALDAVISGKADAIVVLENDLYTRVPAAKVDAALAAAKVVIVADHSNTATLERAHLVLPAASFAEGDGTLVSQEGRAQRFFQVFDPQYLDSSILVHEGWRWMHALRATLLNKPVDWTQLDHVTSACAEAAPQLAGIVNAAPSAAFRIKGMKLAREPLRYSGRTAMRANISVHEPRTPQDKDTAFAFSMEGYSGSAEPRQQVPFAWSPGWNSPQAWNKFQDEVGGHLRAGDPGVRLIESQGDRLNWFNAIPGAFNPARGTWTAVPFFHLFGSEESSSRAAPVQERIPAAYVALAKSEADRLGVNEGTLLSLNVAGVALRLPLRINEELGAGLVALPKGLAGIPPAIFGASVEGLQEAAQ, from the coding sequence ATGGCCACTATCCACGTAGACGGCAAAGCGCTCGAAGTCAACGGTGCAGACAACCTGTTACAGGCGTGTCTGTCGCTCGGCCTCGACATCCCCTATTTCTGCTGGCACCCGGCGCTTGGAAGCGTTGGCGCCTGTCGGCAGTGTGCGGTCAAGCAGTACACCGACGAGAACGACACCCGTGGTCGTATCGTCATGTCCTGCATGACCCCTGCCTCCGACGGCACCTGGATTTCCATCGACGATGACGAATCCAAGGCGTTTCGCGCCAGCGTCGTCGAATGGCTGATGACCAACCACCCGCACGACTGCCCGGTGTGCGAGGAAGGCGGCCACTGCCACCTGCAGGACATGACGGTAATGACCGGCCACAACGAGCGCCGCTACCGTTTCACCAAGCGTACCCACCAGAACCAGGACCTCGGCCCGTTCATCGCTCACGAGATGAACCGCTGCATCGCCTGCTATCGCTGCGTGCGCTACTACAAGGACTACGCAGGCGGTACCGACCTGGGTGTCTATGGCGCCCACGACAACGTGTACTTCGGCCGCGTTGAAGACGGCGTGCTGGAAAGCGAGTTCTCCGGCAACCTGACCGAGGTCTGCCCGACCGGCGTGTTCACCGACAAGACCCACTCCGAGCGCTACAACCGCAAGTGGGACATGCAGTTCGCCCCGAGCATCTGCCACGGCTGCTCCAGCGGCTGTAACATCAGCCCGGGCGAGCGCTACGGCGAGCTGCGCCGGATCGAAAACCGTTTCAACGGCTCGGTCAACCAGTACTTCCTGTGCGACCGTGGCCGCTTCGGTTATGGCTACGTAAACCGCACCGACCGCCCACGCCAGCCACGCCTGGCCGATGGCACCAAGCTGGGCCTGGACGCTGCCCTGGACAAGGCCGCCGACCTGCTGCGCGGCCGCACCATCGTCGGTATCGGCTCGCCCCGCGCCAGCTTGGAAAGCAACTACGGCCTGCGCGAGCTGGTCGGTGCCGACTACTTTTACTCGGGTATGGAAGCCGGTGAGCTGGCCCGCGTACGTCTGGCCCTGGACGTGCTGAACAACAGCCCGCTGCCGGTGCCGACCCTGCGCGACATCGAAGACCACGACGCAGTGTTCGTGCTCGGCGAAGACCTGACCCAGACCGCCGCCCGCGTTGCCCTGGCCGTGCGCCAGGCCACTAAAGGCAAGGCAGAAGCCATGGCCGAGGCCATGAAAGTGCAGCCTTGGCTCGACGCTGCAGTGAAGAACATCGGCCAGCACGCGCTGTACCCGCTGTTCATCGCCAGCCTGGCTGAAACCAAGCTGGACGACGTCGCCGAAGAATGCGTGCACGCCGCCCCCGCCGACCTTGCGCGCATCGGCTTCGCCGTGGCCCACGCCATCGACCCGAGCGCCCCGGCCGTTGCAGGTCTGGACGACGAAGCCCTGGCCCTGGCCAAGCGCATCGCCGACGCCCTGGTCGCCGCCAAGCGCCCGCTGGTGGTGGCCGGTACTTCGCTGGCCGACCCTGCGCTGATCGAAGCTGCCGCGAACATCGCCAAGGCCCTGAAGCTGCGCGAGAAAAACGGCTCGCTGAGCCTGGTCGTACCTGAGGCCAACAGCCTTGGCCTGGCCATGCTCGGTGGCGAGTCCGCCGATGCCGCGCTGGATGCGGTCATCAGCGGCAAAGCCGACGCCATCGTGGTGCTGGAAAACGACCTGTACACCCGCGTACCGGCCGCCAAGGTCGATGCCGCCCTGGCAGCTGCGAAGGTCGTCATCGTCGCCGACCATTCCAACACTGCCACCCTGGAGCGTGCCCATCTGGTGCTGCCGGCGGCCTCGTTCGCCGAAGGCGACGGTACCCTGGTCAGCCAGGAAGGCCGTGCCCAGCGCTTCTTCCAGGTGTTCGACCCGCAGTACCTGGACAGCAGCATCCTGGTTCACGAAGGCTGGCGCTGGATGCACGCCCTGCGTGCCACCCTGCTGAACAAGCCGGTCGACTGGACCCAGCTGGACCACGTCACCAGCGCCTGCGCCGAAGCTGCCCCGCAACTGGCCGGCATCGTCAACGCGGCACCTTCGGCGGCGTTCCGCATCAAGGGCATGAAGCTGGCCCGTGAGCCGCTGCGCTACTCCGGCCGTACCGCGATGCGCGCCAACATCAGCGTGCACGAGCCACGCACCCCGCAGGACAAGGACACCGCGTTCGCCTTCTCCATGGAAGGCTACTCGGGCTCCGCCGAACCGCGCCAGCAGGTGCCGTTCGCCTGGTCGCCGGGTTGGAACTCGCCGCAAGCCTGGAACAAGTTCCAGGACGAGGTCGGCGGCCACCTGCGTGCCGGTGACCCGGGCGTGCGCCTGATCGAATCGCAAGGCGACCGCCTGAACTGGTTCAACGCCATTCCGGGCGCCTTCAACCCGGCCCGTGGCACCTGGACCGCAGTACCGTTCTTCCACCTGTTCGGCAGCGAAGAAAGCTCCTCGCGCGCTGCACCGGTTCAAGAGCGCATCCCTGCCGCCTACGTGGCACTGGCCAAGTCCGAGGCCGACCGCCTGGGCGTCAACGAAGGGACTCTGCTGAGCCTGAACGTGGCCGGTGTGGCCCTGCGCCTGCCGCTGCGCATCAATGAAGAACTGGGCGCTGGCCTGGTCGCGCTGCCCAAAGGCCTGGCCGGCATCCCGCCGGCCATCTTCGGTGCATCCGTCGAAGGTCTGCAGGAGGCAGCACAATGA
- the nuoJ gene encoding NADH-quinone oxidoreductase subunit J has protein sequence MEFAFYFASGIAVVSTLRVVTGTNPVHALLYLIISLISVAMIFFALGAPFAGALEVIAYAGAIMVLFVFVVMMLNLGPASVAQERGWLKPGIWAGPVILGTLLLLELLYVLFVTPSGAGISGTTVGPKEVGISLFGPYLLVVELASMLLLAAAVTAFHLGRNEAKE, from the coding sequence ATGGAATTCGCTTTCTACTTCGCATCCGGGATCGCCGTGGTTTCCACCCTTCGGGTGGTGACCGGCACCAACCCCGTGCACGCCCTGCTCTACCTGATCATTTCGCTGATTTCCGTGGCAATGATCTTCTTCGCCCTGGGTGCGCCGTTCGCCGGCGCCCTGGAAGTGATCGCCTACGCCGGCGCCATCATGGTGCTGTTCGTCTTCGTGGTGATGATGCTCAACCTGGGGCCGGCCTCGGTCGCCCAGGAACGCGGCTGGCTCAAACCCGGCATCTGGGCAGGGCCGGTGATACTCGGCACCCTGCTGCTGCTGGAGCTGCTGTACGTGCTGTTCGTCACCCCGAGCGGTGCCGGCATCAGCGGCACCACCGTGGGCCCGAAAGAAGTGGGTATCAGCCTGTTCGGCCCTTACCTGCTGGTGGTCGAACTGGCCTCGATGCTGCTGCTCGCCGCAGCCGTCACCGCCTTCCACCTGGGCCGCAATGAGGCGAAGGAGTAA
- the nuoH gene encoding NADH-quinone oxidoreductase subunit NuoH codes for MSWFTPEVIDVIIQVVKAIVVLLAVVVCGALLSFVERRLLGWWQDRYGPNRVGPFGMFQIAADMLKMFFKEDWNPPFVDKMIFTLAPVVAMSALLIGFSIIPITPGWGVADLNIGLLFFFAMAGLSVYAVLFAGWSSNNKYALLGSLRASAQTVSYEVFLGLALMGVVVQVGSFNMRDIVEYQAQNLWFIIPQFFGFCTFFIAGVAVTHRHPFDQPEAEQELADGYHIEYAGMKWGMFFVGEYIGIILISALLVTLFFGGWHGPFGILPQVPFLWFALKTAFFIMLFILLRASIPRPRYDQVMDFSWKFCLPLTLINLLVTAAIVLYNTPAVAAQ; via the coding sequence ATGAGCTGGTTCACCCCCGAAGTGATCGATGTGATCATCCAGGTCGTCAAGGCTATCGTGGTGCTGCTGGCCGTAGTGGTCTGCGGCGCACTGCTCAGCTTTGTCGAGCGCCGCCTGCTGGGCTGGTGGCAGGACCGTTACGGCCCGAACCGTGTCGGCCCGTTCGGCATGTTCCAGATCGCCGCCGACATGCTGAAGATGTTCTTCAAGGAAGACTGGAACCCGCCCTTCGTCGACAAGATGATTTTCACCTTGGCACCAGTCGTGGCCATGAGCGCGCTGCTGATCGGTTTCTCGATCATCCCGATCACACCGGGCTGGGGCGTTGCCGACCTGAACATCGGCCTGCTGTTCTTCTTTGCCATGGCCGGCCTGTCGGTCTACGCGGTGCTGTTCGCCGGCTGGTCGTCGAACAACAAGTACGCCCTGCTGGGCAGCTTGCGTGCGTCGGCACAGACCGTGTCGTACGAAGTGTTCCTGGGCCTGGCGCTGATGGGCGTGGTGGTGCAGGTGGGCTCGTTCAACATGCGTGACATCGTTGAATACCAGGCCCAGAACCTGTGGTTCATCATTCCGCAGTTCTTCGGCTTCTGCACCTTCTTCATCGCCGGCGTCGCCGTGACTCACCGTCACCCGTTCGACCAGCCGGAAGCGGAACAGGAACTGGCCGACGGCTACCACATCGAGTATGCCGGCATGAAATGGGGCATGTTCTTCGTCGGTGAGTACATCGGCATCATCCTCATCTCGGCGCTGCTGGTGACCCTGTTCTTCGGTGGCTGGCACGGCCCGTTCGGCATCCTGCCGCAAGTGCCGTTCCTGTGGTTCGCGCTGAAAACCGCGTTCTTCATCATGCTGTTCATCCTGCTGCGCGCTTCGATCCCGCGCCCACGCTATGACCAGGTGATGGACTTCAGCTGGAAGTTCTGCCTGCCGCTGACCCTGATCAATTTGCTGGTGACCGCTGCGATCGTGCTTTACAACACGCCAGCCGTCGCGGCCCAGTGA
- the nuoM gene encoding NADH-quinone oxidoreductase subunit M — MILPWLILIPFIGGFLCWLGERFGSTLPRWIALLTMSLLLGIGLWLWGTGDYTLAPAPGAEPAWALEYKLEWIKRFGISIHLALDGLSLLMILLTGLLGVLSVLCSWKEIQRHVGFFHLNLMWILGGVVGVFLALDLFLFFFFWEMMLVPMYFLIALWGHSSADGKKTRIYAATKFFIFTQASGLIMLVAILGLVLVNYNTTGVLTFNYSDLLKAELPAGVEYLLMLGFFIAFAVKLPVVPFHSWLPDAHAQAPTAGSVDLAGILLKTAAYGLLRFALPLFPNASAEFAPIAMTLGLIGIFYGAFLAFAQTDIKRLIAFSSVSHMGFVLIGIYSGSQQALQGAVIQMLAHGLSAAALFILSGQLYERLHTRDMRQMGGLWHRIAYLPAISLFFAAASLGLPGTGNFVGEFLILIGSFASVPWITVIATTGLVFGSVYSLIMIHRAYFGPSKSDTVLAGMDGRELIMVLGLAVLLIVLGVYPQPFLDTSAATMSGVQQWLGSAFTQLASAR, encoded by the coding sequence ATGATTTTGCCTTGGCTGATCCTGATCCCTTTCATCGGCGGCTTCCTGTGCTGGCTGGGTGAGCGCTTCGGCTCCACCCTGCCGCGCTGGATCGCGCTGCTGACCATGTCCCTGCTGCTCGGCATCGGCCTGTGGCTGTGGGGCACCGGCGACTACACCCTGGCCCCTGCACCGGGCGCCGAACCTGCCTGGGCACTCGAATACAAGCTCGAGTGGATCAAGCGCTTCGGCATCAGCATCCACCTGGCCCTGGACGGCCTGTCGCTGCTGATGATCCTGCTCACCGGCCTGCTCGGTGTGCTCTCGGTGCTGTGCTCCTGGAAAGAAATCCAGCGCCACGTCGGCTTCTTCCACCTCAACCTGATGTGGATCCTGGGCGGCGTGGTCGGTGTATTCCTGGCCCTGGACCTGTTCCTGTTCTTCTTCTTCTGGGAAATGATGCTGGTGCCGATGTATTTCCTCATCGCGCTCTGGGGTCACAGCTCGGCAGACGGCAAGAAGACCCGGATCTACGCCGCCACCAAGTTCTTCATCTTCACCCAGGCCAGCGGCCTGATCATGCTGGTGGCGATTCTTGGCCTGGTGCTGGTCAACTACAACACCACCGGCGTGCTCACCTTCAACTACAGCGACCTGCTCAAGGCCGAACTGCCGGCTGGCGTCGAATACCTGCTGATGCTGGGCTTCTTCATCGCCTTCGCGGTGAAGCTGCCGGTGGTGCCGTTCCACTCCTGGCTGCCTGATGCGCACGCCCAGGCACCGACCGCAGGTTCCGTAGACCTGGCGGGCATCTTGCTGAAAACAGCGGCCTACGGCCTGCTGCGTTTCGCCCTGCCGCTGTTCCCGAACGCTTCGGCAGAGTTTGCACCGATCGCCATGACCCTGGGCCTGATCGGTATCTTCTACGGTGCCTTCCTGGCCTTCGCGCAAACCGACATCAAGCGCCTGATCGCCTTCTCCAGCGTCTCGCACATGGGCTTCGTACTGATCGGTATCTACTCCGGCAGCCAGCAGGCCCTGCAAGGCGCGGTGATCCAGATGCTGGCCCACGGCCTTTCGGCTGCCGCGCTGTTCATCCTGTCCGGCCAGCTGTACGAGCGCCTGCACACCCGTGACATGCGCCAGATGGGTGGCCTGTGGCACCGCATCGCCTACCTGCCTGCCATCAGCCTGTTCTTCGCTGCTGCATCGCTGGGCCTGCCAGGCACCGGCAACTTCGTTGGCGAGTTCCTGATCCTGATCGGCAGCTTCGCCAGCGTGCCGTGGATCACCGTGATCGCTACCACCGGCCTGGTCTTCGGCTCGGTCTACTCGCTGATCATGATCCACCGTGCCTACTTCGGCCCAAGCAAGAGCGACACCGTGCTGGCCGGCATGGACGGCCGCGAGCTGATCATGGTACTGGGCCTGGCGGTGCTGCTAATCGTGCTTGGTGTGTACCCGCAGCCGTTCCTCGACACTTCTGCCGCCACCATGAGCG